A genomic region of Heliomicrobium gestii contains the following coding sequences:
- a CDS encoding HD domain-containing phosphohydrolase, with product MSTRLIHTLEEVGALLDIGIALSAEKDHDCLLDRIVTEARRITSADAGTLYLCEGDQLVFKIIHNETMNVFAGGKGEPVTLPPVPMRPENVSAYTALKREVVNIADVYQAEGFDFSGPKRYDQMTGYRTGSMLVLPLENHESDIIGVLQLINAKDSEGKVIPFAPYLEKVVTSLASQAAISMTNRRLLEDIEQLFNSFVEVMATAIDAQTPYNANHTRRVAQLAGALARAINETKEGPWATELFDEQRLKQLIMSAWLHDIGKITTPLAVMNKATRLGDRREIVLLRLDSIASALRRDYLEAKLVALEKGVPAEQERVEAEWNDAWAEWQRIREMIVAADDPAGRITPEIVQVLQSLSERTYVDAEGKRQTWLTAAEVEALSVFRGTLTEEERRQMEGHVEVTERLLAKVPFPPKMANVPRWAAMHHEHLDGKGYPQRLSGDAIPVEARILSLVDVYDALTASDRPYKKAMPVEDALRILGFMVKDGKLDEGLFRIFCDQRVWEMIE from the coding sequence ATGAGCACCCGATTGATCCATACGTTAGAAGAAGTCGGCGCGTTGTTGGATATCGGCATCGCGCTGTCGGCGGAAAAAGATCATGACTGTCTGCTCGATCGAATTGTGACAGAAGCGCGCCGGATCACCTCCGCCGATGCAGGGACCCTCTACCTCTGTGAAGGGGACCAACTCGTCTTTAAGATCATCCATAATGAAACCATGAACGTTTTCGCCGGCGGCAAGGGGGAGCCGGTGACACTGCCACCGGTTCCGATGCGACCGGAAAACGTGTCGGCCTATACAGCGCTCAAACGGGAAGTGGTGAACATCGCCGATGTTTACCAGGCGGAGGGCTTTGACTTCTCGGGGCCGAAACGGTATGACCAGATGACCGGCTACCGGACCGGTTCCATGCTGGTGTTGCCGCTGGAGAACCACGAGTCGGACATCATCGGCGTGCTGCAGTTGATCAACGCCAAGGACAGCGAAGGAAAGGTGATCCCTTTCGCCCCCTACTTGGAGAAGGTGGTCACCAGCCTGGCCTCCCAGGCGGCCATCTCTATGACCAACCGCCGTCTCCTAGAGGACATCGAGCAACTGTTCAACTCCTTCGTGGAGGTCATGGCGACCGCCATTGACGCCCAAACCCCCTATAACGCCAACCACACGCGTCGGGTGGCCCAACTGGCGGGAGCGCTGGCTCGGGCCATCAACGAAACGAAGGAAGGCCCTTGGGCGACGGAACTCTTTGATGAGCAGCGGCTAAAGCAATTGATCATGTCGGCCTGGCTTCATGACATCGGCAAGATCACGACGCCCCTGGCGGTGATGAACAAAGCGACCCGTCTCGGGGACCGGCGAGAAATCGTTTTGCTGCGTCTGGATTCCATTGCTTCGGCTCTCCGGCGCGATTACCTGGAGGCGAAGCTGGTCGCTTTGGAGAAGGGTGTCCCGGCCGAACAGGAACGGGTGGAGGCGGAATGGAACGATGCCTGGGCGGAATGGCAGCGGATCCGCGAGATGATTGTGGCGGCTGACGATCCTGCCGGGCGAATCACGCCAGAAATCGTGCAGGTGCTGCAATCGCTGTCTGAACGGACTTACGTGGATGCGGAAGGAAAACGCCAAACCTGGCTGACAGCGGCCGAGGTGGAGGCTCTCAGTGTGTTCCGCGGCACCTTGACCGAGGAGGAGCGGCGGCAGATGGAGGGCCACGTGGAGGTGACCGAGCGCCTCCTGGCCAAGGTCCCTTTTCCACCGAAAATGGCCAACGTCCCCCGCTGGGCGGCCATGCACCATGAACACTTGGATGGAAAAGGCTATCCCCAGCGATTGTCCGGCGACGCCATTCCCGTTGAAGCGCGCATCCTGAGCCTTGTCGATGTCTACGATGCCCTAACGGCGTCGGATCGGCCCTACAAAAAAGCCATGCCCGTCGAAGATGCCCTGCGCATCTTGGGTTTCATGGTCAAAGATGGCAAGCTGGACGAAGGGCTCTTCCGCATTTTCTGTGACCAAAGGGTATGGGAAATGATTGAATAA
- the smpB gene encoding SsrA-binding protein SmpB, with the protein MGEGHKVLCENRRARHDFHIDETYEAGMALKGTEIKSLRQGKGNLKDSFARVENGEVLLYNMHISPFEQGNIYNHEPTRTRKLLLNRSEIRKLSAATHQKGLTLVPLRIYLKRGYAKLELAIARGKKLYDKRDDIARRDAEREMARAMRQREKGE; encoded by the coding sequence ATGGGCGAAGGCCATAAAGTCCTCTGCGAGAACCGGCGCGCTCGCCACGATTTCCATATCGATGAAACCTATGAAGCGGGTATGGCATTAAAAGGGACGGAGATCAAATCGCTCCGGCAAGGGAAAGGCAATCTGAAGGATTCCTTCGCCCGTGTCGAGAACGGGGAAGTTCTCCTCTACAACATGCACATCAGCCCCTTCGAACAAGGCAATATTTATAACCACGAGCCGACGCGCACGCGCAAGCTGCTCCTCAATCGGAGCGAGATCCGCAAACTCAGCGCGGCTACCCATCAAAAAGGCCTGACCCTTGTGCCGTTGCGCATCTATTTAAAACGGGGGTACGCCAAGTTGGAGTTGGCCATCGCTCGCGGGAAAAAACTCTACGACAAACGCGACGATATCGCTCGCCGCGACGCCGAACGAGAGATGGCCCGCGCCATGCGGCAGCGGGAAAAAGGGGAATAA
- a CDS encoding PaaI family thioesterase: MTLNVTDEGMCFCCGRNNPIGLHLSFAWEREEYVTYFTPQPQHQSYAGITHGGLVSTVLDEVMGRQMSSRGIPAVTARMEVRFRHSVPLGDRVRVAARIVRERGKVIDAAATATLCDGRVAAEATGRFLIVEGSLPAAK, translated from the coding sequence ATGACGCTCAATGTGACCGATGAGGGCATGTGTTTTTGTTGCGGCCGAAACAACCCGATCGGCTTACACCTCTCCTTTGCCTGGGAGAGAGAAGAGTATGTGACCTATTTCACGCCTCAACCGCAGCATCAGAGTTACGCCGGCATCACCCATGGCGGTTTGGTCTCCACGGTGTTGGATGAAGTGATGGGAAGGCAGATGTCTTCGCGGGGGATACCCGCCGTGACGGCTCGGATGGAGGTCCGTTTTCGCCACTCCGTACCGTTAGGCGATCGGGTCCGCGTCGCTGCCCGCATCGTTCGCGAACGGGGAAAGGTGATTGACGCAGCGGCCACAGCGACCCTTTGCGACGGGCGCGTTGCGGCAGAGGCCACCGGACGCTTTCTCATTGTGGAAGGTTCCCTGCCAGCAGCGAAATAG
- the tatB gene encoding Sec-independent protein translocase protein TatB: protein MFNIGFPELVLIFIVALIVLGPSKLPEVGRSVGKALGEFRRATEGLKSQMNEAMEPVKDVKNTIQEASAPVREARSVMTDPQGYVAEKAKETLLGEPADKRAEQHAPVKATAPVTAPADAPAHVDKPVGQKDGENR, encoded by the coding sequence GTGTTTAACATCGGCTTTCCCGAACTTGTGCTGATCTTCATCGTCGCCCTCATCGTCCTCGGTCCCAGCAAATTGCCGGAGGTCGGACGGAGCGTGGGCAAGGCGCTCGGCGAATTTCGCCGCGCCACCGAAGGGCTGAAATCACAAATGAATGAAGCCATGGAACCGGTCAAAGACGTAAAAAACACGATCCAGGAAGCGTCTGCTCCTGTCCGGGAAGCCCGCTCAGTGATGACCGACCCCCAAGGGTACGTCGCAGAAAAGGCGAAAGAAACCCTGTTGGGTGAACCAGCGGATAAAAGGGCCGAACAACATGCCCCTGTAAAGGCTACTGCTCCAGTAACTGCACCAGCCGACGCACCGGCCCATGTGGATAAGCCTGTGGGGCAAAAGGACGGAGAGAACCGATGA
- a CDS encoding sodium-translocating pyrophosphatase — MNYPLIAAATGVVSLLFAAYLAMSVLKEDQGTQRMKEISQAIFEGAMAFLNRQYKTLIPFALIIFGALLVGNWGNQKLAWGQAISFLVGAGFSAVAGYVGMTIATKSNARTTAAAMRGLNEALSVAFRGGAVMGMSVAGLGLLGVSVLYIVFQDAVIINSFAFGASVIALFARVGGGIYTKAADVGADLVGKVEAGIPEDDPRNPAVIADNVGDNVGDTAGMGADLYESYAATTIAAMLIGVTVFPNRLEGLFYPLLIGAAGIVAAIIASFFVRTTEDGDPQMALNKGLWGTNLLTAVATYFIAASLFEGVGVANPSAFPSGVPLGLTISVVSGLLVNVAVGWVTEYYTSYNYKPAQHIASSSLTGPATNIIAGIGVGLKSTALPIIVIVIAIAVSYHFAGIYGIAMAAMGMLCTAGMVVAIDSFGPVADNAGGIAEMAELGPEVRKKTDKLDAVGNTTAAVAKGFAIGSAALTALALFTAFAEEVIKSPGVSKALAGSHFILNLLEPKIIIGLFIGGTVPFLFCAFAMEAVGKAAFEMIGEVRRQFREIPGLMEGKAKPDYARCVDISTQAAIRQMIAPGLLAVITPLIVGFGFGAQALGGMLAGVTVAGVLLAIFMANAGGAWDNAKKYIESGKHGGKRTEAHAAAVIGDTVGDPFKDTAGPSLNALIKVTGTISLIIAPFLNL; from the coding sequence GTGAATTACCCGTTGATTGCGGCGGCCACCGGCGTCGTCAGCCTGCTGTTTGCCGCCTATCTGGCCATGAGCGTGTTAAAAGAGGACCAAGGGACTCAGCGCATGAAAGAGATCTCTCAGGCCATTTTTGAAGGGGCCATGGCCTTTCTGAACCGCCAGTACAAGACCCTCATCCCCTTTGCCCTGATCATTTTCGGCGCCCTGCTGGTCGGCAACTGGGGCAACCAGAAGCTCGCCTGGGGGCAGGCCATCTCCTTCCTGGTCGGCGCCGGCTTTTCCGCCGTCGCCGGCTATGTCGGCATGACCATCGCCACCAAGTCCAACGCCCGGACGACGGCTGCGGCCATGCGCGGCCTCAATGAAGCCCTCTCGGTCGCCTTTCGGGGCGGCGCCGTCATGGGCATGTCAGTCGCCGGTCTCGGTCTGCTCGGCGTCTCTGTGCTTTACATCGTCTTCCAGGATGCCGTGATCATCAACTCCTTCGCCTTCGGCGCCTCTGTCATCGCCCTCTTCGCCCGTGTCGGCGGCGGCATCTACACCAAGGCGGCTGATGTGGGCGCCGACCTGGTGGGCAAGGTCGAGGCCGGCATCCCTGAAGATGATCCGCGCAACCCCGCCGTCATCGCTGACAACGTCGGTGACAACGTGGGTGACACGGCTGGTATGGGCGCCGACCTTTACGAATCCTATGCGGCCACGACCATCGCCGCCATGCTGATCGGCGTCACCGTCTTCCCGAACCGGTTGGAGGGGCTCTTTTACCCGCTGCTGATCGGCGCGGCCGGGATCGTCGCCGCCATCATCGCCTCCTTTTTCGTCCGCACCACCGAGGACGGCGATCCGCAGATGGCGTTGAACAAAGGCCTCTGGGGCACCAACCTCCTCACGGCCGTCGCCACCTACTTCATCGCCGCTTCTCTCTTCGAGGGTGTGGGCGTCGCCAATCCGAGCGCCTTTCCCTCTGGTGTGCCCCTGGGCCTGACGATCTCTGTCGTCAGCGGCCTGCTCGTGAACGTGGCCGTCGGTTGGGTCACCGAATACTACACCTCCTACAATTATAAGCCGGCCCAACATATCGCGTCGTCGTCCCTGACTGGACCGGCAACCAACATCATCGCTGGCATCGGCGTCGGTCTCAAGTCGACTGCGTTACCCATCATTGTGATTGTCATTGCGATTGCTGTCTCCTACCATTTCGCCGGCATCTACGGCATCGCCATGGCTGCCATGGGCATGCTCTGCACCGCCGGCATGGTCGTCGCCATCGACTCTTTCGGACCGGTCGCTGACAACGCTGGCGGCATCGCCGAGATGGCCGAACTGGGACCGGAAGTTCGCAAAAAGACGGATAAGCTGGACGCAGTCGGCAACACAACGGCTGCCGTGGCCAAAGGTTTCGCTATCGGATCGGCGGCGTTGACCGCGCTGGCGCTGTTCACCGCTTTTGCCGAAGAAGTGATCAAGTCGCCCGGCGTATCGAAGGCGCTCGCCGGCAGCCACTTCATCCTCAACCTGCTGGAACCGAAGATCATCATCGGCCTCTTCATCGGCGGCACAGTGCCTTTCCTCTTCTGCGCCTTTGCCATGGAAGCCGTCGGCAAGGCTGCCTTTGAGATGATCGGTGAGGTTCGCCGCCAGTTCCGGGAGATCCCCGGCCTGATGGAAGGCAAAGCCAAACCCGACTACGCCCGATGCGTTGACATCTCCACCCAGGCGGCCATCCGCCAGATGATCGCCCCCGGTCTGCTGGCTGTCATCACCCCGCTCATCGTCGGCTTCGGCTTCGGCGCCCAGGCGTTGGGCGGCATGCTGGCCGGCGTGACCGTGGCAGGCGTCCTCCTGGCCATTTTCATGGCCAACGCTGGCGGCGCCTGGGACAACGCCAAGAAGTACATCGAGAGCGGCAAACACGGCGGCAAACGGACAGAAGCCCACGCCGCCGCCGTCATCGGCGACACCGTTGGCGACCCCTTCAAGGATACGGCCGGCCCGTCATTGAACGCGTTAATCAAGGTGACCGGCACCATCTCCCTGATCATCGCCCCCTTCTTGAACCTGTAA
- the secG gene encoding preprotein translocase subunit SecG has product MQTFIIIIHVIASLGLMASVVMQSGKSAGLSGAIAGGAESFFGKKKGLDDLLSKMTMVFAALFLLSALGLSMVG; this is encoded by the coding sequence TTGCAGACATTTATCATTATTATTCATGTCATCGCCAGCCTCGGCTTAATGGCCTCTGTTGTCATGCAGTCCGGAAAAAGCGCGGGACTGTCCGGCGCGATCGCAGGCGGTGCTGAAAGCTTTTTTGGCAAGAAGAAAGGGCTCGATGACCTACTCAGCAAGATGACGATGGTATTTGCCGCTCTTTTCTTGCTTAGCGCCTTGGGGCTGTCCATGGTGGGGTAA
- the eno gene encoding phosphopyruvate hydratase: MSVIAEIYAREILDSRGNPTVEVDVVLEDGTLGRAAVPSGASTGAYEAVELRDDDKGRYLGKGVQNAVDNVNLEIAPELIGWDVTRQMDIDQRMIELDGTPNKGRLGANAILGVSMACAKAAAQYVGLPLYQYLGGVFARELPVPMMNILNGGKHADNNVDIQEFMVMPIGAASFSEGLRMGVEVFHALKKVLKGKGMNTAVGDEGGFAPNLSSNEEALQVIIEAIKAAGYNPGTEILLAVDAAASEMFKDGKYHLEGEGKVKSSAEMVDYWEDLVNRYPIVSIEDGLNEDDWEGWKLLTDRLGKRVQLVGDDLFVTNTEKLEKGIETGVGNSILIKVNQIGSITETLAAIEMARRAGYTTVISHRSGETEDATIADLAVAVNAGQIKTGAPSRTDRVAKYNQLLRIEEELDERALYRGKKTFFNLERR, from the coding sequence ATGTCTGTTATCGCTGAAATTTATGCTCGTGAGATTCTGGATTCCCGTGGGAACCCGACCGTTGAGGTTGATGTGGTCTTGGAAGACGGGACGCTGGGTCGGGCAGCCGTGCCGTCGGGCGCGTCCACAGGCGCTTATGAAGCGGTGGAACTGCGCGACGACGACAAAGGGCGGTACTTGGGCAAGGGCGTACAGAACGCTGTCGACAATGTGAACCTGGAGATCGCGCCGGAACTGATCGGCTGGGACGTGACCCGGCAGATGGACATCGACCAGCGGATGATCGAACTGGACGGCACGCCGAATAAGGGCCGCCTCGGGGCGAACGCCATCCTGGGCGTCTCCATGGCTTGCGCCAAAGCGGCTGCGCAGTATGTCGGCCTCCCCCTCTACCAGTACCTCGGCGGTGTCTTCGCCCGGGAACTGCCTGTTCCGATGATGAACATCCTCAACGGCGGCAAACATGCCGACAACAACGTGGATATCCAGGAATTCATGGTCATGCCCATCGGCGCGGCGAGTTTCTCCGAGGGCCTGCGCATGGGCGTCGAAGTCTTCCATGCCCTCAAAAAAGTGCTCAAGGGCAAGGGGATGAACACGGCTGTTGGTGATGAAGGCGGTTTTGCCCCCAACCTGTCCTCCAATGAAGAAGCGCTGCAGGTGATCATCGAGGCGATCAAAGCGGCCGGTTACAACCCGGGGACAGAGATCCTGCTGGCCGTTGACGCTGCCGCTTCCGAGATGTTCAAGGACGGCAAGTACCACCTGGAAGGGGAGGGCAAGGTTAAGTCTTCCGCCGAGATGGTCGACTACTGGGAAGACTTGGTTAACCGCTACCCCATCGTTTCGATTGAGGACGGCCTGAACGAGGATGATTGGGAAGGCTGGAAGCTGCTCACCGATCGCCTCGGCAAGCGGGTGCAACTGGTCGGCGACGACCTCTTTGTCACCAATACGGAGAAGCTGGAAAAGGGCATTGAAACCGGCGTCGGCAACTCCATTCTGATCAAGGTCAACCAAATCGGCTCGATCACGGAAACGCTGGCGGCGATCGAAATGGCGCGCCGGGCCGGCTACACGACGGTCATCTCCCACCGCTCCGGTGAGACGGAAGACGCCACCATCGCCGATCTGGCTGTCGCCGTCAACGCCGGCCAGATCAAGACGGGCGCTCCTTCCCGCACGGACCGGGTCGCCAAGTACAACCAACTGCTGCGGATCGAAGAGGAACTGGACGAACGCGCTCTCTATCGCGGCAAGAAGACCTTTTTCAACCTGGAGCGCCGGTAA
- the gpmI gene encoding 2,3-bisphosphoglycerate-independent phosphoglycerate mutase: MLIVLDGWGLREEVEGNTLKVANLPNYQRLWETYPHTAIQASGEYVGLPKGQIGNSEVGHLNIGAGRVVYQELTRISKAVETGDLAKNRVIGDTMDRLKGTDKALHLMGLLSDGGVHSHIDHLFALLDMAVARGVERIFVHAFLDGRDVPPANAKEYIDALEKKLEQLGRGQLATVSGRYYAMDRDQRWDRLQKAWDAMVHGCGEKATLGAAAVEAAYHARVTDEFVPPTVIVDGQGEPRGTVGDGDSVLFFNFRADRARQLTRAFVDADFAGFDRGPQAPQVHFCCLTQYDVTIDAPVAFLPQNLENTFGQVIAKAGLRQLRIAETEKYAHVTFFFNGGVEEPNPGEERILVPSPKVATYNLQPEMSAGQVTEKVLAEIEAEKYDVIILNFANPDMVGHTGMMPAAIQAVEAVDQCLGRVVPAVLAKGGALVITADHGNVEMMIDPNDGGPHTAHTTDLVPVMLVSDRHKDRRLRAAGALEDIAPTLLGLLGVQPPPEMTGKSLIS; the protein is encoded by the coding sequence ATGCTCATCGTCCTTGACGGATGGGGCCTGCGGGAAGAGGTGGAAGGGAACACCCTGAAGGTCGCCAACCTGCCCAACTATCAACGCCTATGGGAGACCTATCCCCATACGGCCATCCAAGCCTCCGGCGAGTATGTGGGCCTGCCGAAAGGGCAGATCGGCAATTCCGAAGTGGGGCACCTGAATATCGGCGCTGGTCGCGTCGTCTACCAGGAATTGACGCGCATCTCCAAGGCGGTGGAGACGGGCGATTTGGCCAAGAACCGGGTCATTGGGGATACGATGGATCGACTGAAGGGGACGGACAAGGCCCTGCACCTGATGGGGCTCCTCTCCGACGGCGGCGTGCACAGCCACATCGACCACCTCTTTGCTCTTTTAGATATGGCTGTGGCGCGAGGCGTCGAGCGGATCTTTGTTCACGCCTTTTTGGATGGCCGTGATGTGCCGCCGGCCAACGCCAAAGAGTATATCGACGCCCTGGAAAAGAAACTGGAACAGCTCGGCCGCGGGCAGTTGGCCACCGTGAGCGGCCGGTACTACGCGATGGATCGGGATCAACGGTGGGATCGCCTGCAAAAGGCTTGGGACGCTATGGTTCATGGTTGCGGAGAGAAGGCGACCTTGGGCGCCGCCGCTGTGGAGGCTGCCTACCATGCCCGCGTGACCGATGAGTTCGTGCCGCCGACGGTGATCGTCGACGGCCAGGGCGAGCCCAGGGGCACCGTCGGCGACGGCGACTCGGTGCTGTTTTTCAACTTCCGGGCCGACCGGGCCCGTCAGTTGACACGGGCCTTTGTGGATGCCGATTTCGCCGGTTTTGACCGCGGTCCCCAGGCGCCGCAGGTGCACTTCTGTTGCCTGACCCAGTATGACGTTACCATTGACGCGCCGGTCGCTTTTTTGCCCCAAAACCTGGAGAACACCTTCGGCCAGGTGATCGCCAAAGCCGGGCTGCGGCAGTTGCGCATCGCCGAGACAGAGAAGTACGCCCATGTGACCTTCTTCTTCAACGGCGGCGTAGAGGAGCCGAATCCAGGCGAGGAGCGCATCCTTGTGCCGTCGCCGAAAGTGGCGACGTACAACCTCCAGCCGGAGATGAGCGCCGGGCAGGTGACCGAAAAGGTGCTGGCCGAGATCGAGGCGGAGAAATACGACGTGATCATCCTCAACTTCGCCAATCCCGATATGGTGGGGCACACCGGGATGATGCCGGCGGCGATCCAAGCGGTCGAGGCGGTCGATCAGTGCCTGGGCCGCGTTGTGCCGGCGGTGCTGGCCAAAGGCGGCGCGTTAGTGATCACGGCGGATCACGGCAATGTGGAGATGATGATCGACCCCAACGACGGCGGGCCCCATACGGCCCATACGACCGATCTGGTGCCGGTCATGCTCGTCAGTGACCGCCATAAAGACCGGCGACTGCGCGCTGCAGGCGCCCTTGAGGATATCGCGCCGACGCTGCTGGGCCTGCTTGGCGTGCAGCCGCCGCCGGAGATGACAGGGAAGTCCCTGATCTCGTAG
- the tpiA gene encoding triose-phosphate isomerase: MRTPVLAGNWKMYLTPAEGRKMAETLRSLVAECAGREIVLCPPYTALSAVSEALEGTNVFVGGQNMHPAREGAFTGEIAPPMLIALGCRYVIIGHSERRQYFGETDATVAEKVRSALAEGLIPIVCVGETLEQREKGVTDPVVEIQVRQGLAGLSPEELAGVIIAYEPIWAIGTGRTASPDDAQQVCAFIRSVLAGLAGDKAQETRILYGGSVKPENIKELMNRPDIDGALVGGASLKAESFARIARFEEQ, encoded by the coding sequence ATGCGGACACCTGTGTTGGCAGGCAACTGGAAGATGTACCTGACACCGGCTGAGGGCCGGAAGATGGCAGAAACCTTGCGTTCCCTGGTCGCAGAATGCGCGGGTAGGGAGATTGTCCTTTGCCCGCCCTACACCGCCCTCTCGGCGGTGTCGGAAGCGCTTGAGGGAACGAATGTTTTCGTCGGCGGCCAGAACATGCACCCGGCGCGGGAAGGCGCCTTTACCGGCGAAATCGCGCCGCCCATGTTAATAGCCCTCGGTTGCCGTTATGTCATCATCGGCCATTCGGAACGGCGCCAGTATTTCGGCGAGACGGACGCGACGGTGGCCGAAAAGGTCCGGTCGGCTTTGGCTGAGGGGCTGATTCCCATCGTCTGTGTCGGCGAAACGCTGGAGCAGCGGGAAAAGGGAGTCACCGATCCCGTCGTGGAGATTCAGGTCCGCCAGGGATTGGCCGGCCTGTCGCCGGAGGAACTGGCCGGCGTCATCATCGCCTATGAACCGATCTGGGCGATCGGGACGGGACGCACTGCATCGCCCGATGATGCGCAGCAGGTCTGCGCCTTCATCCGTTCCGTGCTGGCCGGACTGGCTGGCGACAAGGCGCAGGAGACGCGCATTCTCTACGGGGGCAGTGTGAAGCCGGAGAACATCAAGGAATTGATGAACCGGCCGGACATTGACGGCGCCCTCGTTGGCGGCGCCAGCCTCAAAGCCGAATCCTTCGCCCGCATCGCCCGCTTCGAGGAACAGTAA
- a CDS encoding phosphoglycerate kinase — MNKQTVRDIDVRGKGVLVRVDFNVPVNEAGVITDDTRIRAALPTIQYLIQEGAKVILASHFGRPKGKVNDKYRLTTVGERLAELLGHPVKKLDDCIGPEVEAVVGAMQAGDVALLENVRFYPEEEKNDPDFARKLAVLADVYVNDAFGTAHRAHASTAGVAAYLPAVAGFLMDKEISIMGKALAAPERPFVAVMGGAKVADKIAVIDNLLDKVDTLIIGGGMANTFFYALGREVGKSLCEKDKADTARQLLDKAKTSGVRFLLPVDVVVAETLAAGVPTAVVPVDAIPADKAALDIGPESVTLFEQALAEARTVVWNGPMGAFETAPFDQGTLGVAEAMAKVKGVSIIGGGDSVAAVEKAGLADKMTHVSTGGGASLEFLEGRELPGVAALADRA, encoded by the coding sequence TTGAACAAACAGACTGTACGCGATATTGATGTCCGGGGAAAAGGCGTCCTTGTGCGCGTCGATTTTAATGTTCCTGTCAACGAGGCCGGTGTGATCACCGATGACACCCGCATTCGCGCCGCCCTTCCGACCATTCAATATCTGATTCAAGAAGGGGCCAAGGTGATCTTGGCCTCCCATTTTGGCCGTCCCAAGGGCAAGGTCAACGACAAGTACCGCCTGACAACGGTGGGGGAACGGTTGGCGGAACTGCTCGGCCATCCAGTGAAAAAACTGGATGACTGCATCGGCCCCGAGGTGGAGGCTGTCGTGGGGGCGATGCAGGCCGGCGATGTGGCGCTGCTGGAGAATGTCCGCTTCTACCCGGAAGAGGAGAAGAACGATCCTGACTTTGCCCGCAAGCTGGCTGTGCTGGCGGACGTCTATGTAAACGACGCCTTTGGCACGGCCCACCGCGCCCACGCCTCGACGGCCGGCGTCGCCGCTTACCTGCCTGCTGTCGCCGGGTTCCTGATGGACAAGGAGATCTCGATCATGGGCAAGGCGCTGGCTGCGCCGGAACGGCCCTTCGTGGCCGTCATGGGCGGCGCCAAGGTGGCCGATAAGATTGCTGTGATCGATAATCTTCTGGACAAGGTCGACACGCTGATCATCGGCGGCGGGATGGCCAACACCTTCTTCTATGCCCTCGGGCGGGAAGTGGGCAAGTCCCTCTGCGAAAAAGACAAGGCCGATACGGCCCGGCAATTGCTCGACAAGGCCAAGACATCGGGTGTCCGCTTCCTCCTGCCTGTCGATGTGGTCGTCGCTGAAACCCTGGCCGCCGGCGTTCCGACCGCTGTCGTTCCAGTTGACGCCATTCCGGCGGACAAGGCCGCTCTGGACATCGGTCCCGAGAGCGTCACCCTCTTCGAACAGGCCCTGGCGGAAGCGCGGACAGTCGTCTGGAACGGGCCGATGGGCGCTTTTGAGACGGCGCCTTTTGATCAAGGCACCCTCGGTGTGGCGGAAGCCATGGCCAAGGTGAAAGGCGTGTCCATCATCGGTGGCGGCGATTCCGTGGCGGCAGTGGAAAAAGCCGGCCTGGCCGATAAGATGACCCATGTGTCCACCGGCGGCGGCGCCTCCCTGGAGTTTTTGGAAGGACGCGAACTTCCCGGTGTGGCGGCGCTGGCCGATCGAGCGTGA